In Lolium rigidum isolate FL_2022 chromosome 3, APGP_CSIRO_Lrig_0.1, whole genome shotgun sequence, the genomic window agtgtgtcaccctacggttcgtgaactatgtggacatggttgagtactctctccgaccaataactaatagcgggatccggagatccataatagctcccacatattcaacgatgactttagtgatcgaatgaaccattcacatacgataccaattccctttgtcacgcgatattttacttgtccgaggtttgatcatcggtatcattctataccttgttcaacctcgtctccgacaagtactctttactcgtaccatggtatgtggtctcttatgaacttattcatatgcttgcaagacattagacgacattccaccgagagggcccagagtatatctatccgtcatcgggatggacaaatcccactgttgatccatatgcctcaactcatactttccggatacttaatcccacctttataaccacccatttacgcagtggcgtttggtgtaatcaaagtacctttccggtataagtgatttacatgatctcatggtcataaggactaggtaactatgtatcgaaagcttatagcaaataacttaatgacgagatcttatgctacgcttaattgggtgtgtccattacatcattcatacaatgatataaccttgttattaataacatccaatgttcatgattatgaaactaatcatccattaatcaacaagctagttaagaggcatactagggactctttgttgtttacatatcacacatgtatcaatgtttcggttaatacaattatagcatggtatataaacatttatcataaacataaagatatataataactacttttattattgcctcttgggcatatctccaacaggccggaggggaggactagctaagggaggttcaagtctccgcgctgttgagggacttgcttggtgttccgggcttcacagtagtggtatgaaagtgggggtgacaacacaggtgaagggcagagtcctacctttcagggtgaaaacctaaggtctggccttaactggttgtgcctggcaatgaccttggtggatgcattgttttgagagcggggactatcttcagggtgaaaacctaagatttttgatcgggcgacgacggtgtttgagcaccgttcccttcttcgaggcgtcgtttttggagagtctgtaattcaggtgttgtcttggcggtggatgtattgctgttgttaggtccgagatactgtagcgggacttttgtttcttagttttcttttccttttttgaatgtgtgcatccgtagtgccattaaggtgctgcgttgttgcagaggttgggtgtaattggtatctcttgatattaatatattcccttcatCGAAAAAAATGTGAAAATCTCGGACCCTGTCCACCCCTTGTATCCGCAATAGCTAGCAATTGAAAAAATTATAATATTATCCTTGCTTATAAGACTTGGACGAGGTAGATTCGTTGGAAAAAATTACAACACTTGAAGGCTTACACGTGTTTATCATGCATGGATACATGCATAGGTTCTCGGATAGGTACCCGACGTTTGATGTtgatgcatgcatgaactttgcactttattgcaacatattaccacatatttgcatcttatataatgttattttcatattttatgatgttttaggggattttctaaaTAATCCTCCCTCCTGCGATTCTAATTCTGTTTGGCAGGAAACGCcactttttagtgtttttgattTTTCAGGAGTTACGAGACTCGAAAAAAGGCAAGGTCAGGGACCACGGTTCGGAATTTTCGAGAAAAACAAAATAAGCTAAAGTGGGACACCATGAGATCAAAGAGCTACATACTAGGGCAGGTGGCGTGCCCTCCCCCTTTGGGCACGCCACCTGGGGTCGTTTTCATCTCGGACGTCCGTTTCGCTTCAATCCAACGCCAACCGActtttttgacctaaaaaccactatatatacaaCCCCTGAGGGTTTCTTCGAGGCTACGGCGGCGGAGATAAAAATACATAAATAGAAAGTCAGCAGGCCGAGATTGGACGGGGGAAACGCTGGcggaatcgcctccggtggactccaccccccacCCTCCGGTGAGGGCATaagcaccatcttcatcaacatataCATCAACTCTTCATCATCCCCCTCTTTAATCTTTTGGCAAACATGAtttatgatgcaatatattgttttcccatgatctattgtatctctatgttgatgtttgagtagtgaattgtctatgggaattgttatatagttgttattggttgcatacaagtatttttttttatcttgtaTGATGATtttttgtactgatatatgagtgcacacatatgttgggggatgCACAAGGTTGCCActgttgcatgttgataggaagaGGGACAACGGGAGTTGACAGAAACCTTGTCCtaattcttagatgcatgttatattaatcatgattaatcaaacggggtataactatggggacctttaaTCTTACAGTGGTGGTTGGACTTTACGTTttaataattcccttgtttgctcttaactggccttgggatcaatcactagagGTGTACTTGCTCATATCCATGGATGCACCTATCTATGgttcctctctagaagaaacattAAAAACTATaatgagcttcactaattgtgataACCACACAAATAAAATAGACATTTGGCTGAAAACTTACTCCACTTTACTTCACTTCATCTCATTTTACTTTACTCCACTTCACTTTTCTTGCATtaggtttactcattgcattttaaTTGCAGCACATATAGTTTCATAGTAAAAACCTCTTCACACACACCATATATCTCCTAGcttagaaggccatataagtgggttatagggctttagagaatagatagtttatcttcagctcctcgtgggttcgacactcaaatacttatcgaattatactgcggtgatcccctgcacttgagGGTTATCAGTTGTGCTTTTTTTTAGGTCGCGTAATGGATGCTATCTCTTTCCCTTCTTTTATATTAATTCTTTTTGTAATATACGGCCTATTGATAATCATCAATTAATAATCATCAAGAGCAGTTTAAAAAacctaaaagtaataaaattacAAAATAGGTGCTTGGATTGGATCACGTAGTGAAAATTACAAGCAGTAGATAGAACCAAAGTCACGCAGCCATCCTCACCTCTCCCCTACTGTAGCAGTGCAAAGTTTGTCATGGTAGAACTTATTGTAGTAGACGGAAAGTCATCATGTTAGCCCAAAAATCCCTTACAGTACAACAGTAACCATCATCAAAGAAAAGAACCATAAATCAAAAAAGTCACACGTGCAACCATCTGACATGAACACCGACTAGATTCTAGGAGATTCACCGGGAAGACAACTCAACATGTCCACTGCTAGTGCTATGCACACCGCCGGAGTGGGATAGGGCAAGCTGGACTTTATCTGACTTCTAGATGTCGCCGCCACCTCACCATTGAGAACAAAACACTGGAAATTATATACCTTTATAAGAATAGAAAACCCTCCTGTCGGCGAGGGCTGGGCCGTGGCCGTGGCTGTTGCACCTCCAAGACTCCAAACCCACCAAACACGGGGCGAACCTGACAACGGAGAGGGGGAGGGGCGAAACCCTAGATTGCTTGTTGGATCTTCCTCTCTGTCTCTCCGACCGTATGAGTCGGACTCAACCGGTAGCTTGTTGAATATGTGTTACTCAGAATTTCAGATTCGAGGTATAAACTCTTTTCATTTGTATCCACTTGATTCAAAGTTTGAGTCAATAAAATCTCCTTTTTGTGAAGAAGAATAGTCTAGCTAGTCGCGTTAATATAAGACTTGGGCGGGGCAGATCGTGCAGGATAAAAAATACAAGACTCGAGAGTGTAACAAGCTAGCTAGCTACGCCCTGCGCAGTTCCCAGCGGTCGACGTACGTACATGGCCACCGTCCACCAGATCCGGCGCGCTCAGCGTGCGGACGGCCCGGCGGCCGTCCTCGCCATTGGCACGGCGAATCCGGAGACCACCATGCTGCAGGGCGATTACGCCGACTACTACTTCCGCGTTACCAAGAGCGAGCACCACGCCGACCTCAAGGACAAACTCAAGAGAATTTGTAAGCTCATGCATGCACGCACGTACGCCTCGACGCATCCATTTTTGTTGGGAGCTAACTATAGTAAAATTTACAGGTAAAAAATCAGGGATCGAGAAGCGCTACTTGCACCTcgacgaggagctcctcgccGCGCACCCGGACTTCAGCGACCGCACGTTGGCGACCCTCGACGCGCGCATAGAAATTGCCTCCGCCGCGGTACCCGCGCTCGCCGCGTCCGCCGCGGCGAAGGCCATCGCCGAGTGGGGGCACCCGGCGTCCGACATAACCCACCTCGTCTTCAGCACCTACTCCGGTGGCAAGGCACCAAGCGCCGACCTCCGCCTGGCGTCGCTCCTCGGCCTCCGCCCTACCGTGTCCCGCACCATACTCAGCCTCAACGGCTGctccggcggcggcagggcgCTGCAGCTCGCCAAGGAGCTCGCCGAGAACAACCGCGGCGCGCGCGTCCTCGTGGCCTGCTCAGAGATCACCCTCATGGCGTTCTACGGCCCCCTGGAGGACCGCCTGGACACCATCCTCGGCCAGGGAATTTTCGGCGACGGCGCGAGCGCGGCCATCGTCGGTGCCGACCCCGTCGTGGTCGGCACCGTCGAGCGCCCGCTGTTCGAGATGGTGTTCGCCACGCAGACGACGATACCGAAGACCGAGGGCGACATCAGCATGCAGCTCATGAAAGGCGGCCTCGACTTCCACCTCTCCACCCGAGTGCCGAAGTTACTGAAAAACAACATCGAGCGCTGTCTGATCGACACCTTCGAGCTTCTTGGTGTCGATGCTACGTGGAATGAACTGTTCTGGGCGATCCATCCTGGGGGACGTGTGATCTTGGATAACGTCGAGGAACTGCTCGCGCTGGACGACGGGAAGCTGGCGGCGAGCCGACGAGTGCTGAGTGAGTTTGGTAACATGAGTGGCGCGACGGTGATCTTCGTGCTCGATGAGCTGCGCCGGCGCATGGCGAGGGGAGAGGAGGCGGCCGAATGGGGGGTGATGATGGCGTTCGGCCCGGGGATCACGATCGAGACGATGGTGCTGCACGCCACATGCAACCTCCAGGAAAACTAGACGTTTATCTACACATGCACGCCACTTTTGCGAATCGATTGCCTCTATCTCAATTTATTTcatattcagcaagtgtgaaaaaTGCTTAAAGTCATAATTTATTGTAGAGAGCAGAGCCTAGAGACGTTGAGTGGCTGACGTCTGTTGTAAGTGTATAAATAAATGAATGCTAGAGAGGAATCATGTTTAGAGTTAAGTCTATGTACCTTACAATACAATGTATGCTAGGGAAAGCTTATTGGAAATAAAGTATTGTGTAATGTATGGAAACTATAATGTCAAGTCAAATTTAACTTTGGATTTGGACAACACATACATTCATCATTGAAATAGGGATCCATTCTAAAGATTGTGAAGTCAttccaaaattggccggcgccgcatggggcgcgccggtgcgagcccgttTTCGACCCCgacccccaaaatgctatcggggccaccggtgaagatgctctaacaacaGGTAGCTCCAAATCTCCAATACATCCACATGTATTCTCTTGTACGTATGTTTTATTGCTTTATCATATTTTCCAAGTATATTGAAACATATCTCATGGGCCCTACcaacattttatttatttatcttgGAACAATAATTTCTAAAATAATACTCACAATAGTTCTGAAAATAGTTTCGAATCTTATAAGGCATTTGATTAAAACTCAATTATGTGGAATTTTAgatttatttttatataaaaattCAGTATTTAAATGAAATTTAGTTGTTTCAAATAGATTATAAATATATTCATAAATTATATCATGTTTATTTAATTAATTATTTAAATAAATACCATAAATATGTCATGGTGATATCATAGAAGTTTCATTTATTCCAATCATATTTTAATCACTTCCAAAAATATTTTGTTGTAGGTACCGAAAAAATTCATTCTTTCACAACGTTATAGCAATATAATTCGTGATATtccaataaaaataataaaaattcgcACAAAATTTACTTACTCCAAATATGTTTTAATAAACTTCAGAAACGTTTCACTGATTTTACAGACATTTGAATTACGGTAAGAGTTCATATGGTTTCAATTAATTATAAAAATGTTCTTAAATGTTTCACAAAATTGGattattttatttgaatttagTAAATAATCACAGTTTACTAGGGGGTGTGGGATCCACATACTTATTTGTTTTAATCAAACACATATGAAAAAAATATCATTTGGAATAATTCATAAAGGCCCTCACCAACCACAAAGCAAGGATCTCTGTCTCTGCCAGGTGGAGGTTCTCTTAGAAAATTGGCAATGTCTACATTCAGCAACTAAGTTTCTATTACTTGGCCCATAATTATAAATTGAAAAAGTTTATGTCACTTGAACTATGAGTATAAAATCGACCATTTCTAGATATATAACACATAACAGTAATTGTTTATTCATTATATCAATAAATTTGGAATACAAATTAGACAAAAGCATAACTATATAATAGAAATGTTTGTTAAAACTATTATTATATTttcaaaaaaataggaa contains:
- the LOC124700504 gene encoding bisdemethoxycurcumin synthase-like encodes the protein MATVHQIRRAQRADGPAAVLAIGTANPETTMLQGDYADYYFRVTKSEHHADLKDKLKRICKKSGIEKRYLHLDEELLAAHPDFSDRTLATLDARIEIASAAVPALAASAAAKAIAEWGHPASDITHLVFSTYSGGKAPSADLRLASLLGLRPTVSRTILSLNGCSGGGRALQLAKELAENNRGARDRLDTILGQGIFGDGASAAIVGADPVVVGTVERPLFEMVFATQTTIPKTEGDISMQLMKGGLDFHLSTRVPKLLKNNIERCLIDTFELLGVDATWNELFWAIHPGGRVILDNVEELLALDDGKLAASRRVLSEFGNMSGATVIFVLDELRRRMARGEEAAEWGVMMAFGPGITIETMVLHATCNLQEN